DNA from Mesorhizobium loti R88b:
GATCGCTATACGAATGCAGTCTGCGAAAGTCGGCCTTTTGCCGTTCAGATCCTCGATCGCGGCTCGGACAAGGCTGGACTGCAGCAGAAGCGAAAAGACGACATAGACGATGAGAGCCACAGCGAAGCCAACAAAATAGCCGAGTTTGTGGTCCGTGGTCGCCAGGGCAAGATTGGCCGGATCTCCAGCGGTATGAGCTGCCGGGCGCGCCAGCTGAGTGAAAAGATTTGGCAGGCCCGCAAACAGCGCGGCAAGGCCAAGGCAAAGGCCGATGTTGCGGCCGATGACGGCAAAGGTGTTGCTGAACACCCTGCCGATTTCGAACCGGCCGGTTTGTCCGAGTGTCGCAGTGGTCATGGTATTTCCCCCGAGTCGCCGCCACATCCGAACGGCCGACCTCGAAAGTAAATCTGCCAAGATTAAAAGGCTTCGTCCAGTGGACTTGCAATTGTCCAGGCGTATTGCCAGTGTCGGCGCCGAACCGCAGGTTGCAAAGGGGCGAGCGGGTGACAGCACAGCCGCAGGACGCCGAATGGCTGGCAAAGCTACACAAGCAGCTGCTTGCGGACGATTCGATCCAGTTTGACCTGCCGACGCTGGTGCAGCCCACGCCGCCTGCATGGCTGAAGCCTTTTCTGGAGGCATTGGCGAAGATCGGCCCCTACATGATCTACCTGTTCTGGGGCGCGGTGATCATCGGCGTCGCGGTCATCGCGCTTCTCGTCGCCCTCGAAGCGAAGGGCGTGGCTTGGCGGCTGCCGTGGCGGCGCGCCAGCAAAGAGACGGAAGCAGAAGAGGCGTGGCGGCCCGATGCGAGTGCCGCGCAGATCCTGCTGTCCGAGGCGGACGCGCTCGCCGCGCGCGGCGATTATGACGAGGCGGTGCATCTTCTGCTTCGGCGCAGTGTCGCCGACATTGCCGGGCGGCTGCCCGATTTCCTGCGCCCGTCGCTGACCTCGCGCGACATTGCCAGCGCCACATCGCTGCCGTCGCGGGCACGCGGCGCGTTCAGCGAGATCGCGCGCATCGTCGAGGCGGCTCTGTTTGCCCGCCGGCCGGTGGGCGCCGAGGGATGGCAGCAGGCGCGGGGCGCCTATGAGCGCTTCGCCTTCCGGGACGCCTGGGCATGAGCGCACCGGCTATCGAGGCAGCACAGGAACCGTTCAACCGAAAAACCCTGTTCTGGGGCATTTTCGCCAGCCTGCTCGCGGCAGCGGGCTTCTTCTTGCTGTCGACCTACGCGCCGGACTTCCGCCAGCCGGAAGGCGGTGGCACGCCGCTCTCCAAGGGCGGCTCCGGCTATGCCGGTCTTGTCGAATTGTTGAAGCTGGCCAATGGACAGTCGCCGCCCATGGTCCGCAGCGAAAGGGCTCTGAGCGTTAGCCCGACGTCCGGCTTCCTGCTGATCGTCACTATCGCGC
Protein-coding regions in this window:
- a CDS encoding DUF4129 domain-containing protein, whose amino-acid sequence is MTAQPQDAEWLAKLHKQLLADDSIQFDLPTLVQPTPPAWLKPFLEALAKIGPYMIYLFWGAVIIGVAVIALLVALEAKGVAWRLPWRRASKETEAEEAWRPDASAAQILLSEADALAARGDYDEAVHLLLRRSVADIAGRLPDFLRPSLTSRDIASATSLPSRARGAFSEIARIVEAALFARRPVGAEGWQQARGAYERFAFRDAWA